Part of the Thermodesulfobacteriota bacterium genome, CATGTGAGGCCTCTTCCTCCCAGCCCGTGGTATCCAGAAAGTCCTGGTAGGTACCGTCAAAGAATACGGCCCTGTCTTCATGAAAGATAACGAGCTTGTTGGCCAGGCGCCCCAGTATCTCCTCGTCATGGGTAACGATGACGACTCCGCCCTTAAAGTTCGACACCTCCTGGGTCATAACCTGGATGGAGTCCATATCGAGGTGGTTGGAGGGCTCGTCCAGTAAGAGGAGGTTCGCGGGACGGGCAAGTATCTTACCCAGGAGCACCCGGCTCTGCTCTCCGCCGGAGAGCACGGATATCTTCTTCTCGGCCAGGTCCCCGGAAAAGAGCATTGCCCCGCAGATTGCCCGGACCCGAGAGGTATGGAGGGCCGGGCCGGCCTTTGCTATCTCTTCGACCACAGTGTTTTGCGGGTTGAGCTCCTTACGGTGCGTCTGCTGGTAGTAGCCGACGGCGGTCGCTGGCGAGAGGTTGACGGAACCCACGGTGGGCTTGAGCGTCCCGGCCAATATATTCAAAAGTGTCGTCTTGCCCTTGCCGTTCTTGCCGATGACGGCGAGCCTGTCCCCCGGCCTTATCTGAAAGGAGAGGCCCTCGAAGAGGTTGTCATCTGCAACACCCGTGTATGAGAAAGCAAGCTCTTCCACCTCCATAACTGTTTTTGCGTGGGTGGCCTTATAGTTGAAGCGAAAGCCGAGCTTGTATTCTGGCGCGATCTCGCTTAGAACGTTCATCTTTTCTATCTGGCGTACTTTGGACTTGGCCTGTGAGGCCTTGGAGGCCTTGGCCCCGAACCTGTCTACAAAGTTCTGCAGTTCCTTGACCTTGTTCTTCTGCTTTTGACGGGTCCTTTCGTGGACCTCCTCGTCCATCAATATCTGGGCGTAGTACTTATCGGTCGGCCCCCTGGTCTTGGTAAGGCGCCCCCGGTGGATACCCATGGTATGGGTCGTTACGGTATCCATGAACTGACGGTCGTGGGTTATGATGATCACCTCTCCCCGGAATGCCTTTAAAAACCGCCGCAGCCAACGAAGGCTCAGGATGTCGAGGTAGTTTGTGGGCTCGTCGAGGAGGAGGAGGTCCGGGTCCCGGAGCAGGGTCTTGACGAGGTTTATGCGGAGCTGAAAGCCCCCGGAGAACACCGACGGCGGCTGGTGGAGGTCGCCCTCCATAAAACCGAGGCCGAAGAGGAGCTTTTCGGCCTTGTAATGGTCGTACTGCTCGTCTTCAGCAAGCTCCTGGCAGCACTCTTCTATCAGCGTATCTTTGGTGAAGTGAATATGCTGGTCCAGGTAGCCAAGCTTATAGCCCTTTGGCGTAGTGAACTCTCCTTTGTCATGGTCTTCGAACCCCGCGATTATCTTAACGAGGGTGGACTTGCCCGAACCGTTCCGGCCGACGAGGCCGACGATCTCGCCTCTGCCGACGGAGAAGGTGACGTCCTCGAAGAGGGATACGTTATGATAGGACTTTGAAAGGCCGGATACCTGTAGCATAGCAGGGGATGATACCATACATCTAAATGCTTCGCACCCGGAAAAGTCCGGCGGTGAGGATAAGAGGTTCGGCTAATCTTCCTCTCTCACCTTCCGCCTCATCTTCTTGGTGCCTCCCCGCACCTTTTTCTCCTCGATCCTCTTCTCCCTTTTAGCCCTGGACGGTTTTGTCTTTACCCGCCTTATCGGCCTCTCACAGGCCTCCCTGATAAGCGCGACGAGCTTATCGACCGCATCGACCCTGTTAAGCTCCCTCTTCCTCGAACCCCTTGAAGAGATGATGAGTATCCCGCCGTCCGTGACCCTCTTGCCCCCCAGGCGGACGAGCCTCTCTTTTATATCCCGGGGGAGTTTTGAGCCGTTTATGTCGAAGCGGAGCTGTACCGCCGTAGAGACCTTGTTTACGTGCTGGCCCCCCGGCCCGCCTGAGCGGATGAACACCTCTTTTATCTCGCTATCGTCTATGAAGATATCATCGGTTATCCGGATCATCCGTAAAGTTTACGATTTATCAGATGCGTCCTCAAGAGGAATCTCGCGCGCACGCGTCCGGGACACGCACCCCCTATAGGTAAAGGTATTGACTATGCACTGGAGGCAGGAGTACAATCAGATCAGGCCGCACAGCTCTCCGGGCTATCGACCACCGGCCCCGGAAGCAATAGCTCCGCGGGTAATTAATGCGTAGAAGTTCACTCCGGGAGTGGATCAATTATTTGGGGGCAGGTCAGAGACAGCCCTTTACAAATTCGGATTATAATACTATAATTTTCTCGCACCTTCTCCGGGAGTCCGCTCTCGTTGTGCGGTATGCGTAAAATGCATGAGCACCCGGAGTACACAGCTACTGAGGCACTCCATCGGGAAGTTCAGCAACTATAACATCCAATGGGAGCCGTTAGCCGTGATTAAGAAACTGATATTCCGGGCACTCCTGCCACTTTTGCTTCTCTTGCCCGCAAATGCCTTTGCGGTTGAAGGCGGAGCAGCGGACGACTCCGGAGTTCCCTCTTATAGATATTTTCCCCCTCCATATCCGGTAGTGTCAAGCCCGGCAGGCCAGACAGGCATGATGCGCGCAAGCCACTCCCCCGGTGAAGTCTCAGCCGAAGGTGAGCGGGTCGCCGCCGCGCCCTCCGAAGAGCTCCTTCTATTCTTCGAAGAAAAAGACCTCATCGTAACCGCCACCAAGCAGCCCCAGACCCTTCAGAGGGCCCCGGCCGTAGCCACCGTCTTTACCGCAAGGGACATCCGCAACATGGGCGCGCGCGACATCATGGACGTGCTTAAGCGCGTGCCGGGCATCGCCATCTCCAAGAGCTTCTACGGCCCCGACAC contains:
- the arfB gene encoding alternative ribosome rescue aminoacyl-tRNA hydrolase ArfB, translating into MIRITDDIFIDDSEIKEVFIRSGGPGGQHVNKVSTAVQLRFDINGSKLPRDIKERLVRLGGKRVTDGGILIISSRGSRKRELNRVDAVDKLVALIREACERPIRRVKTKPSRAKREKRIEEKKVRGGTKKMRRKVREED
- a CDS encoding TonB-dependent receptor plug domain-containing protein, whose translation is MMRASHSPGEVSAEGERVAAAPSEELLLFFEEKDLIVTATKQPQTLQRAPAVATVFTARDIRNMGARDIMDVLKRVPGIAISKSFYGPDTIEVRGILGFRAEQVKFLIDGVSINTLGGGAIWPHDSLSVDNVKRVEVIRGPGSALYGTDAFSAIVNIITK
- a CDS encoding ABC-F family ATP-binding cassette domain-containing protein; the protein is MLQVSGLSKSYHNVSLFEDVTFSVGRGEIVGLVGRNGSGKSTLVKIIAGFEDHDKGEFTTPKGYKLGYLDQHIHFTKDTLIEECCQELAEDEQYDHYKAEKLLFGLGFMEGDLHQPPSVFSGGFQLRINLVKTLLRDPDLLLLDEPTNYLDILSLRWLRRFLKAFRGEVIIITHDRQFMDTVTTHTMGIHRGRLTKTRGPTDKYYAQILMDEEVHERTRQKQKNKVKELQNFVDRFGAKASKASQAKSKVRQIEKMNVLSEIAPEYKLGFRFNYKATHAKTVMEVEELAFSYTGVADDNLFEGLSFQIRPGDRLAVIGKNGKGKTTLLNILAGTLKPTVGSVNLSPATAVGYYQQTHRKELNPQNTVVEEIAKAGPALHTSRVRAICGAMLFSGDLAEKKISVLSGGEQSRVLLGKILARPANLLLLDEPSNHLDMDSIQVMTQEVSNFKGGVVIVTHDEEILGRLANKLVIFHEDRAVFFDGTYQDFLDTTGWEEEASHGRAGGAADAAASKYKNDKPPKSPSKGRRSDPAKEEKRKLKALTREHEDMEKEIKALEADLEDKNNEAQKLVREGGKGAKIRELYKTIGGVQSKIDAKYLEMEELFERIDSLKTTV